One Streptomyces sp. NBC_01217 genomic region harbors:
- a CDS encoding glycosyltransferase family 2 protein codes for MTTPDVTVVVAVFNTMPYLTECLNSLVGQSIGLDRLEVVAVDDGSTDDSGAELDRFAERYPGTVKVLHQPNSGGPAMPSNRALELATGRYVYFIGSDDYLGEEALERMVTCADTNDSDVVIGKMVGTNGRYVRQSLYKANDSDVSLYGPELPFALANTKLFRRDLVERYKLRFPEDVPVGSDQPFTIEACVRARKISVVADYTCYYAVKRGDASNITYRADHLARLRCTGVIMDHAAGLIEAGPNRDAVFKRHFTWELSKLIQDDFVGLDDETKRDICAGVTRLADTYLTDPLSDSLPVKLRARLRLAQRGAVDELCRAISEEAEHGAPPFHLEDGRAFARYPGFRDAGLELPDRCFELVGEIVPGRLANKTELIESEWVQNGEELALALTVRVGVVGDTGSAVVRLVEGAMPKSADKPRARRLPDKHDLPPAQGEFTRETASDGNSTLVRALIPLAPRKAKRGVRVFVDVAGGTYEIPVRGDGKPMPLARRWHSEVDPYRAAAHLNTKGRVVISTGPLHPPKTSLGSRLRSRLTGAMRSKRK; via the coding sequence ATGACCACACCTGACGTCACCGTTGTGGTAGCCGTCTTCAACACTATGCCTTACCTCACCGAGTGTCTGAACTCGCTCGTTGGGCAGTCCATCGGCCTCGACCGGCTGGAGGTCGTGGCGGTCGACGACGGTTCGACGGACGACAGCGGCGCCGAGCTCGACCGCTTCGCCGAGCGTTACCCCGGTACGGTCAAGGTCCTTCACCAGCCCAACTCCGGCGGCCCGGCGATGCCGAGCAACCGGGCGCTGGAGCTCGCCACCGGCCGGTACGTCTACTTCATCGGCTCCGACGACTACCTCGGCGAGGAGGCGTTGGAGCGGATGGTGACCTGCGCCGACACCAACGACTCCGACGTCGTCATCGGCAAGATGGTCGGCACCAACGGCCGGTACGTGCGTCAGTCGCTCTACAAGGCCAATGACTCCGACGTCAGTCTCTACGGCCCCGAGCTGCCCTTCGCGCTGGCCAACACCAAGCTCTTCCGCCGAGACCTCGTGGAGCGGTACAAGCTGCGTTTCCCCGAGGACGTGCCGGTCGGCAGCGACCAGCCCTTCACCATCGAGGCGTGCGTCCGCGCCCGCAAGATATCCGTTGTCGCCGACTACACCTGCTACTACGCGGTGAAGCGCGGAGACGCCAGCAACATCACTTACCGCGCCGACCATCTGGCACGACTGCGCTGCACCGGCGTGATCATGGACCACGCGGCCGGGCTGATCGAGGCCGGGCCGAACCGGGACGCCGTCTTCAAGCGCCACTTCACCTGGGAGCTCTCCAAGCTCATCCAGGACGACTTCGTCGGACTCGACGACGAGACGAAGCGGGACATCTGCGCCGGCGTCACCCGGCTCGCCGACACCTATCTGACGGACCCGCTGAGCGATTCGCTCCCGGTCAAACTGCGGGCGAGGCTCAGGCTCGCGCAGCGCGGCGCCGTCGACGAGCTCTGCCGTGCGATCAGCGAAGAGGCCGAACACGGTGCTCCCCCCTTCCACCTGGAGGACGGCCGGGCCTTCGCCCGCTACCCCGGCTTCCGTGACGCCGGCCTGGAACTCCCCGACCGCTGCTTCGAACTGGTCGGGGAGATCGTCCCCGGACGGCTTGCCAACAAGACCGAGCTCATCGAGTCGGAGTGGGTGCAGAACGGCGAGGAGCTGGCACTCGCGCTCACGGTACGGGTGGGCGTCGTCGGCGACACCGGCTCCGCGGTCGTTCGTCTCGTCGAGGGCGCCATGCCCAAGAGCGCCGACAAGCCGCGCGCCCGACGCCTGCCGGACAAACACGATCTGCCCCCGGCGCAGGGGGAGTTCACCCGGGAGACGGCGTCCGACGGCAACTCCACCCTGGTCCGGGCCCTGATCCCGCTCGCGCCCCGCAAGGCCAAGCGTGGGGTGCGGGTCTTCGTGGATGTGGCCGGAGGGACGTACGAGATTCCGGTACGCGGCGACGGAAAGCCCATGCCGCTGGCCCGCAGATGGCACAGCGAGGTGGACCCGTACCGTGCCGCGGCGCATCTCAACACCAAGGGGCGCGTGGTGATCAGCACCGGTCCGCTCCACCCGCCCAAGACATCGCTGGGCTCGCGGCTGCGATCCCGACTGACCGGCGCCATGCGCTCCAAGAGGAAGTAA
- a CDS encoding Gfo/Idh/MocA family protein, translated as MTAGLRAGLIGLGSMGRHHARVLAGLEEVQLVGVVDPMGDKNGWAQGAPVLSTVDELISLGLDYAVVACPTALHEEVGLQLAEAGVCALIEKPVADTVAGARRLVEAFESRGLVAGVGHIERCNPALRSLRSRLEAGELGEVFQVVTRRQGPFPHRIADVGVVKDLATHDIDLTGWVTGQTYTSISAHTVSKSGRPHEDMVSAVGRLSDGTMVNHLVNWLSPLKERFTSVTGERGTFIADTLTADLTFHSNAAVATEWEALQAFRGVSEGDMIRYAIPKREPLLVEHELFRDAVRGISQDICTLREGLRTVEVAAAVLESASSGRTMQLTDNHKPRSDGER; from the coding sequence GTGACCGCAGGACTGAGAGCCGGCCTGATCGGCCTCGGATCGATGGGCCGCCACCACGCCCGTGTGCTGGCCGGCCTGGAGGAAGTACAGCTGGTCGGCGTCGTCGACCCGATGGGGGACAAGAACGGCTGGGCGCAGGGCGCCCCCGTACTGTCCACGGTCGACGAACTGATCTCCCTCGGTCTCGACTACGCGGTCGTGGCCTGCCCCACCGCGCTGCACGAGGAAGTCGGCCTCCAGCTCGCCGAGGCCGGTGTCTGCGCCCTGATCGAGAAGCCGGTGGCCGACACCGTGGCGGGCGCCCGGCGCCTGGTCGAGGCCTTCGAGTCGCGCGGTCTGGTTGCGGGTGTCGGCCACATCGAGCGCTGCAACCCGGCACTGCGGTCGCTGCGCTCCCGACTGGAGGCGGGGGAGCTGGGCGAGGTCTTCCAGGTCGTCACCCGCAGGCAGGGCCCGTTCCCGCACCGCATCGCCGATGTCGGCGTGGTCAAGGACCTCGCCACCCACGACATCGACCTGACCGGCTGGGTGACGGGTCAGACCTACACGTCGATCTCCGCCCACACCGTGTCGAAGTCCGGCCGCCCGCACGAGGACATGGTCTCCGCCGTGGGCCGGCTCTCCGACGGAACCATGGTCAACCACCTGGTCAACTGGCTGAGCCCGCTCAAGGAACGCTTCACCTCCGTCACCGGTGAGCGCGGCACCTTCATCGCCGACACCCTCACCGCCGACCTCACCTTCCACTCGAACGCCGCGGTGGCCACCGAGTGGGAGGCGCTCCAGGCCTTCCGCGGTGTGTCCGAGGGCGACATGATCCGCTACGCGATCCCGAAGCGCGAGCCGCTGCTGGTGGAGCACGAGCTCTTCAGGGACGCTGTGCGCGGCATCTCGCAGGACATCTGCACACTGCGGGAGGGCCTGCGCACGGTGGAAGTCGCCGCAGCGGTACTGGAATCGGCGAGCAGCGGACGAACAATGCAGCTGACGGATAATCACAAGCCGAGATCCGATGGGGAGAGATGA
- a CDS encoding DegT/DnrJ/EryC1/StrS family aminotransferase, with protein sequence MSSDNREAIPAARPVIGEEEIEAVVRVLRSGRVVQGPEVAAFEGGFSELVDGRHCVAVNSGTSALHLLLLALGIGPGDEVIVPSFSFAASANAVRLAGADVVFADIEPGSFGLDPAAVEAAITTRTAAIMPVHLYGHPAAMDALMPIARKHGLAVVEDACQAHTAALGGTPVGAFGSGGTFSFYPTKNMHSLEGGMVTTADAEVARTLRLLRNQGMEQRYANEIVGANMRMTDVSAAVGRVQLAKVLGWTEQRRANAAYLDQHITAPNVTVPPVADGARHVYHQYTIRVQGDRDAAMARLSEAGIGNAVYYPTPIHRLKPYWEPDQKAGRIWDLPETERAAAEVVSLPVHPSLSSDDLDRIVGAVNSLGEMQ encoded by the coding sequence ATGTCGAGCGACAACAGGGAAGCGATCCCTGCTGCCCGGCCGGTGATCGGTGAGGAAGAGATCGAGGCCGTGGTACGCGTACTGCGCAGCGGTCGTGTGGTGCAGGGACCGGAGGTCGCGGCCTTCGAGGGGGGCTTCTCGGAGCTGGTCGACGGACGTCACTGCGTCGCGGTCAACTCGGGCACCTCGGCCCTCCACCTCCTGCTTCTCGCCCTGGGGATCGGTCCCGGCGACGAGGTCATCGTCCCGTCGTTCTCCTTCGCGGCCTCCGCCAACGCGGTCCGCCTGGCCGGAGCCGACGTGGTCTTCGCGGACATCGAGCCGGGCAGCTTCGGTCTCGACCCGGCCGCGGTCGAGGCCGCCATCACGACCCGCACGGCCGCGATCATGCCCGTCCACCTGTACGGTCACCCGGCCGCGATGGACGCACTGATGCCGATCGCGCGGAAGCACGGTCTCGCGGTCGTCGAGGACGCCTGCCAGGCGCACACCGCGGCGTTGGGCGGCACACCGGTCGGCGCCTTCGGCTCCGGCGGCACCTTCAGCTTCTACCCCACCAAGAACATGCACTCCCTCGAAGGCGGCATGGTCACCACCGCCGACGCCGAGGTCGCGCGAACCCTCAGGCTGCTGCGCAATCAGGGCATGGAGCAGCGGTACGCCAACGAGATCGTCGGCGCCAACATGCGCATGACGGACGTGTCCGCCGCCGTCGGACGCGTACAGCTGGCAAAGGTGCTCGGCTGGACCGAGCAGCGGCGCGCCAATGCCGCGTACCTCGACCAGCACATCACCGCGCCGAACGTCACCGTCCCGCCCGTCGCCGACGGTGCACGCCACGTTTACCACCAGTACACCATCCGGGTGCAGGGTGACCGTGACGCCGCCATGGCCAGGCTGAGCGAGGCGGGTATCGGCAACGCCGTGTACTACCCGACTCCGATCCACCGGCTGAAGCCGTACTGGGAGCCCGACCAGAAGGCGGGCCGGATCTGGGACCTGCCGGAGACCGAGCGCGCCGCTGCCGAGGTCGTCTCGCTGCCCGTGCATCCCTCGCTGTCGTCGGATGACCTGGACCGCATCGTCGGCGCCGTGAACTCGCTGGGAGAGATGCAGTGA
- a CDS encoding Rne/Rng family ribonuclease — MPQSNEPGTTGNAEENNAPGDKLPPRRRRRAASRPAGPPVAEGQGAAAPAIPAVDAAVSDTTTAGAESAPEAEAAPPARPRRRAVRKATAPAGAPQAVEAVEIVEPTEPVAEAEAEPEAEAVEAAPARTRRRAVRKATAPAGAPQAAEPVEIVEIVEEATPVASAEPEPVAEAAAPRGRTRRRASAPAGAPQPVEASAESAAPAEAEEEDVTVAEVEAEVVEAAPARTRRRAVRKATAPAGAPQAAETAETTEDTGESLPEAVVEALAAEPAEVEEAAPRGRQRRRATAAAGRPEFTGKTEEPVQKGRRAARPAVAVFQAPVFAEPMFQTPETAAAAAAASRHEEVEEETETVEEPTAVTEAPAAEAAPLGGSRRRRRRRGEAVEPEPAAAVEEHAEEEPEPEHEGEAEHEGEETDEYGDRPSRRRRRGGRRRRRGEANEGDEAAEQFGDEAAAEPAEEDQERAQESEEGEEDEDHEASSAGSSSSRRRRRRRRRSGDVTSEADNGTDDPERTVVKVREPRERRAKEAAEREPGTGFDEVQSIKGSTRMEAKKQRRREGREQGRRRVPIITEAEFLARREAVERVMVVRQSGERTQIGVLEDNVLVEHYVNKEQATSYVGNVYLGKVQNVLPSMEAAFVDIGKGRNAVLYAGEVNFEALGMAHGPRRIETALKSGQSVLVQVTKDPIGHKGARLTSQVSLPGRYLVYVPEGSMTGISRKLPDTERARLKTILKKIVPEDAGVIVRTAAEGASEDELRRDVERLQQQWEDIQKKSKSTGSSNAPTLLYGEPDMTVRVVRDIFNEDFSKVIVSGDDAWDTIHGYVSHVAPDLTDRLSRWTSEVDIFATYRIDEQLMKALDRKVYLPSGGSLVIDKTEAMVVVDVNTGKFTGQGGNLEETVTKNNLEAAEEIVRQLRLRDLGGIVVVDFIDMVLESNRDLVLRRLLECLGRDRTKHQVAEVTSLGLVQMTRKRVGQGLLESFSETCVHCNGRGVIVHMEQPTSVGGGGNGKRSKKRGRGGVDHEHVIEAETEAETEVEAEVETEAEVAAEVAAPVALPEPEFVPDEELYSSPAEAEAAASRGRGRRRATRKASAPAGAPKAAAAPAPVIEPEPEPVVAAEPEPVAEAAPQGRTRRRATRKATAPAGSPAVSEQVGEPAQAATEVVEAPIVIEVPVVVEAPVVIEAPQPEAAPEEVAPEEVAPEAAPPRARRRVTRKVTAPAGSPAGADGAEVVVVTASTEPKPDTEPSGAPEAPEAPEAAEAEAPAKKAARKTAKKATAKKAATKKTAAKKTAAKKTTAKKATAKKTVAAEQSPKSSVSADTES, encoded by the coding sequence ATGCCCCAGTCCAACGAACCCGGCACGACCGGGAACGCCGAAGAGAACAACGCACCCGGGGACAAGCTGCCGCCGCGCCGCAGGCGCCGCGCCGCGTCCCGCCCGGCCGGTCCGCCGGTGGCTGAAGGACAGGGCGCCGCCGCTCCGGCCATACCGGCCGTTGACGCCGCAGTGTCCGACACCACCACCGCCGGGGCCGAGAGCGCCCCGGAAGCAGAAGCCGCACCGCCCGCGCGTCCGCGTCGCCGTGCCGTGCGCAAGGCGACCGCTCCGGCGGGTGCGCCGCAGGCCGTCGAGGCCGTCGAGATCGTGGAGCCCACCGAGCCCGTCGCCGAGGCAGAGGCCGAGCCCGAGGCCGAGGCCGTGGAGGCGGCGCCTGCGCGTACGCGTCGTCGTGCGGTCCGTAAGGCGACCGCTCCGGCCGGTGCGCCGCAGGCCGCCGAGCCCGTCGAGATCGTTGAGATCGTCGAGGAAGCAACGCCCGTGGCGAGTGCCGAGCCCGAGCCGGTTGCCGAAGCCGCCGCGCCGCGTGGCCGCACCCGGCGCCGGGCGTCGGCTCCGGCCGGTGCACCGCAGCCCGTCGAGGCGTCGGCCGAGTCCGCCGCGCCCGCGGAAGCGGAAGAAGAAGACGTCACCGTGGCCGAGGTCGAGGCTGAGGTCGTGGAGGCTGCGCCCGCTCGTACGCGCCGTCGTGCGGTTCGTAAGGCGACCGCTCCGGCGGGTGCGCCGCAGGCCGCGGAGACGGCCGAGACCACCGAGGACACCGGCGAGAGCCTCCCCGAGGCCGTGGTCGAGGCGCTGGCCGCCGAGCCCGCCGAGGTCGAGGAGGCCGCACCGCGCGGCCGCCAGCGCCGTCGGGCCACCGCCGCCGCGGGCCGGCCGGAGTTCACCGGCAAGACCGAGGAGCCCGTACAGAAGGGCCGTCGCGCGGCGCGCCCCGCCGTGGCCGTGTTCCAGGCGCCGGTCTTCGCCGAGCCGATGTTCCAGACCCCGGAGACCGCTGCTGCCGCCGCTGCCGCCTCGCGTCACGAAGAGGTCGAGGAAGAGACCGAGACGGTCGAGGAGCCGACCGCCGTCACGGAGGCCCCGGCCGCCGAGGCCGCGCCGCTGGGCGGTTCGCGCCGCCGTCGCCGCCGTCGCGGCGAGGCCGTCGAGCCCGAGCCGGCCGCCGCGGTTGAGGAGCACGCCGAGGAGGAGCCCGAGCCGGAGCACGAGGGCGAGGCCGAGCACGAGGGCGAGGAGACGGACGAGTACGGGGACCGGCCCTCGCGCCGTCGCCGTCGCGGAGGCCGCCGTCGCCGTCGTGGCGAGGCCAACGAGGGTGACGAGGCCGCGGAGCAGTTCGGCGACGAGGCCGCCGCCGAGCCCGCCGAGGAGGACCAGGAGCGCGCTCAGGAGTCCGAGGAGGGCGAGGAGGACGAGGACCACGAGGCGTCCTCCGCCGGTTCCAGCAGCAGCCGTCGCCGCCGTCGCCGCCGCCGTCGCAGCGGTGACGTCACGTCCGAGGCCGACAACGGCACGGACGACCCGGAGCGTACGGTCGTCAAGGTCCGCGAGCCGCGGGAACGGCGTGCGAAGGAAGCGGCCGAGCGCGAGCCCGGCACCGGCTTCGACGAGGTCCAGTCCATCAAGGGCTCGACCCGCATGGAGGCGAAGAAGCAGCGCCGCCGGGAGGGCCGTGAGCAGGGCCGCCGTCGCGTCCCGATCATCACCGAGGCCGAGTTCCTGGCCCGCCGCGAGGCCGTCGAGCGCGTGATGGTCGTCCGCCAGAGCGGCGAGCGCACCCAGATCGGCGTCCTTGAGGACAACGTGCTCGTCGAGCACTACGTCAACAAGGAGCAGGCCACCAGCTACGTCGGCAACGTCTACTTGGGCAAGGTGCAGAACGTACTGCCGTCCATGGAGGCCGCCTTCGTCGACATCGGCAAGGGCCGCAACGCCGTCCTGTACGCCGGCGAGGTCAACTTCGAGGCGCTCGGCATGGCCCACGGGCCGCGCCGGATCGAGACCGCGCTGAAGTCCGGCCAGTCCGTCCTCGTCCAGGTGACCAAGGACCCGATCGGCCACAAGGGCGCCCGCCTGACCAGCCAGGTCTCGCTGCCCGGCCGCTACCTGGTCTATGTGCCCGAGGGTTCGATGACCGGCATCAGCCGCAAGCTGCCCGACACCGAGCGTGCCCGGCTGAAGACCATCCTCAAGAAGATCGTCCCCGAGGACGCGGGCGTCATCGTCCGTACCGCGGCGGAGGGTGCGAGCGAGGACGAGCTGCGCCGCGACGTCGAGCGGCTGCAGCAGCAGTGGGAGGACATCCAGAAGAAGTCGAAGAGCACCGGCAGTTCCAACGCGCCGACGCTGCTCTACGGCGAGCCCGACATGACTGTCCGGGTCGTCCGCGACATCTTCAACGAGGACTTCTCCAAGGTCATCGTCAGCGGTGACGACGCGTGGGACACCATCCACGGTTACGTCTCGCACGTGGCGCCGGACCTGACGGACCGTCTGTCGCGGTGGACCTCCGAGGTCGACATCTTCGCGACCTACCGGATCGACGAGCAGCTGATGAAGGCGCTGGACCGGAAGGTCTATCTGCCGAGCGGCGGCTCGCTGGTGATCGACAAGACCGAGGCGATGGTCGTCGTCGACGTCAACACCGGCAAGTTCACCGGTCAGGGCGGCAACCTCGAAGAGACCGTCACCAAGAACAACCTGGAGGCGGCCGAGGAGATCGTGCGCCAGCTGCGGCTGCGCGACCTCGGCGGCATCGTCGTCGTCGACTTCATCGACATGGTGCTGGAGTCCAACCGGGACCTGGTGCTGCGGCGCCTGCTGGAGTGCCTGGGACGCGACCGTACGAAGCACCAGGTCGCCGAGGTCACCTCGCTGGGCCTGGTCCAGATGACCCGCAAGCGGGTGGGCCAGGGGCTGCTGGAGTCCTTCTCCGAGACCTGTGTCCACTGCAACGGGCGCGGCGTGATCGTGCACATGGAGCAGCCGACCTCGGTCGGTGGCGGCGGCAACGGCAAGCGTTCCAAGAAGCGCGGCCGGGGCGGCGTGGACCACGAGCACGTGATCGAGGCCGAGACAGAGGCCGAGACAGAGGTCGAGGCAGAGGTCGAGACCGAGGCTGAGGTGGCTGCCGAGGTGGCCGCTCCGGTGGCGCTGCCCGAGCCGGAGTTCGTCCCGGACGAGGAGCTGTACAGCAGCCCGGCCGAGGCCGAGGCGGCCGCCTCGCGCGGCCGTGGCCGGCGCCGCGCGACTCGTAAGGCATCGGCCCCGGCCGGCGCCCCGAAGGCTGCGGCAGCACCCGCGCCGGTCATCGAGCCGGAGCCGGAACCGGTCGTGGCCGCGGAGCCCGAGCCGGTTGCCGAGGCCGCTCCTCAGGGCCGTACGCGCCGTCGGGCGACCCGCAAGGCGACCGCCCCGGCGGGCTCGCCGGCCGTGTCCGAGCAGGTCGGGGAACCGGCGCAGGCGGCGACCGAGGTCGTCGAGGCACCGATCGTCATCGAGGTCCCGGTCGTTGTCGAGGCCCCGGTTGTCATCGAGGCCCCGCAGCCCGAGGCGGCACCCGAGGAGGTGGCCCCCGAGGAGGTGGCCCCCGAGGCCGCCCCGCCGCGTGCCCGCCGCCGGGTGACCCGCAAGGTCACCGCCCCCGCAGGCTCGCCCGCAGGTGCGGACGGCGCAGAGGTCGTCGTGGTGACCGCTTCCACCGAGCCGAAGCCCGACACCGAGCCGTCCGGGGCACCGGAGGCACCGGAGGCACCGGAGGCCGCGGAAGCGGAGGCCCCGGCCAAGAAGGCGGCGCGCAAGACCGCGAAGAAGGCCACCGCCAAGAAGGCAGCCACCAAGAAGACGGCTGCCAAGAAGACCGCCGCGAAGAAGACGACGGCCAAGAAGGCGACGGCGAAGAAGACGGTCGCTGCCGAGCAGTCGCCGAAGTCCTCGGTCTCGGCCGACACCGAGAGCTGA
- a CDS encoding TIGR03936 family radical SAM-associated protein: MQRIRLRYTKRGRLRFTSHRDFQRAFERALRRSEVPMAYSAGFTPHPKVSYANAAPTGTGSEAEFLEIALTEARDPAVLRELLNGSLPDGLDITDAVEARTSGLADRLTASIWELRLDGVPVEEAAKAVAAFNGAETVEVQRRAKNGMRTFDARAAVVDLQALDPQPDRPEDKPCAILRLVVRHVTPAVRPDDVLSGLRVVADLAPPVPAAVTRLAQGLFDEESGTVTDPLAPDREAAPAAPSTAAGTAAATAPEGAGSA; the protein is encoded by the coding sequence GTGCAGCGCATCCGACTGCGCTACACCAAGCGCGGCCGCCTCCGGTTCACCAGCCACCGTGACTTCCAGCGTGCCTTCGAGCGGGCGCTGCGCCGCTCCGAGGTGCCCATGGCCTACTCGGCGGGCTTCACCCCGCACCCCAAGGTGTCGTACGCCAATGCCGCCCCCACCGGCACCGGCAGTGAGGCCGAGTTCCTGGAGATCGCCCTCACCGAGGCCCGGGATCCGGCCGTCCTGCGCGAGCTGCTCAACGGCTCGCTCCCGGACGGTCTCGACATCACCGACGCCGTGGAGGCCCGTACCTCGGGTCTCGCCGACCGGCTGACCGCTTCCATCTGGGAGCTGCGCCTCGACGGAGTCCCCGTCGAGGAGGCCGCCAAGGCCGTGGCCGCTTTCAACGGCGCCGAGACCGTCGAGGTCCAGCGCCGGGCGAAGAACGGCATGCGCACCTTCGACGCCCGCGCCGCCGTGGTCGACCTGCAGGCCCTTGATCCACAGCCTGATAGGCCCGAGGACAAGCCCTGTGCGATACTGCGGCTGGTTGTTCGGCACGTGACACCTGCCGTGCGACCTGACGACGTCCTGTCCGGTCTCCGCGTTGTGGCCGACCTGGCGCCGCCGGTCCCCGCAGCGGTGACCAGGCTGGCGCAGGGGCTCTTCGACGAGGAGTCCGGCACGGTGACCGACCCGCTCGCGCCCGACCGCGAGGCAGCCCCGGCCGCTCCATCCACGGCCGCCGGGACCGCCGCCGCGACGGCGCCGGAAGGTGCAGGTTCCGCGTAA
- a CDS encoding TIGR03960 family B12-binding radical SAM protein, translated as MSVDSVFPQLEALLPHVQKPIQYVGGELNSTVKPWDECDVRWALMYPDAYEVGLPNQGVMILYEVLNERQGVLAERTYSVWPDLEELMREHKVPQFTVDSHRPVKAFDVFGLSFSTELGYTNMLTALDLAGIPLNARDRTLDDPIVLAGGHAAFNPEPIAEFIDCAVIGDGEQAVLEITEIIRAWKAEGRPGGREEVLLRLAKTGGVYVPGFYDVEYLPDGRIGRVVPNKSGVPWRVSKHTVMDLDEWPYPKQPLVPLAETVHERMSVEIFRGCTRGCRFCQAGMITRPVRERSITGIGEMVEKGLKATGFEEVGLLSLSSADHTEIGEIAKGLADRYTDDKIGLSLPSTRVDAFNVDLANELTRNGRRSGLTFAPEGGSERMRKVINKMVSEEDLIRTVATAYGNGWRQVKLYFMCGLPTETDEDVLQIGDMAVNVIAKGREVSGQNDIRCTVSIGGFVPKPHTPFQWAPQLGAEETDARLAKLRDKIRGDKKYGRSIGFRYHDGKPGIVEGLLSRGDRRVGSVIRAVYESGGRFDGWREHFSYDRWMAAAEKTLPEYGVDVDWYTTRERTYEEVLPWDHLDSGLDKDWLWEDWQDSLDETEVDDCRWTPCFDCGVCPQMDTSIQIGPTGKKLLPLSVVK; from the coding sequence ATGTCTGTCGATTCGGTCTTCCCACAGCTCGAAGCTCTGCTCCCGCATGTGCAGAAGCCCATCCAGTACGTCGGCGGTGAGCTGAACTCCACCGTCAAGCCGTGGGACGAATGCGACGTCCGCTGGGCACTGATGTACCCGGACGCGTACGAGGTCGGACTCCCCAACCAGGGCGTCATGATCCTTTACGAGGTGCTCAACGAGCGCCAGGGCGTCCTCGCCGAGCGCACCTACAGCGTGTGGCCGGACCTCGAAGAGCTGATGCGCGAGCACAAGGTCCCGCAGTTCACCGTGGACAGCCACCGCCCGGTCAAGGCGTTCGACGTCTTCGGGCTGAGCTTCTCCACCGAACTCGGCTACACCAACATGCTCACCGCCCTGGATCTCGCGGGCATCCCCCTCAACGCCCGGGACCGCACCCTCGACGACCCGATCGTGCTGGCCGGCGGCCACGCCGCGTTCAACCCCGAGCCGATCGCGGAGTTCATCGACTGCGCGGTCATCGGCGACGGGGAGCAGGCCGTCCTGGAGATCACCGAGATCATCCGCGCCTGGAAAGCCGAGGGCCGCCCCGGCGGCCGCGAAGAGGTGCTGCTGCGCCTCGCGAAGACCGGCGGCGTGTACGTTCCGGGCTTCTACGACGTCGAGTACCTCCCGGACGGGCGCATCGGCCGTGTCGTACCGAACAAGTCGGGTGTGCCGTGGCGGGTGTCCAAGCACACCGTGATGGACCTCGACGAGTGGCCGTACCCGAAGCAGCCCCTCGTGCCCCTCGCCGAGACCGTCCACGAGCGGATGTCCGTCGAGATCTTCCGCGGCTGCACCCGCGGCTGCCGTTTCTGCCAGGCCGGCATGATCACGCGCCCCGTGCGGGAGCGAAGCATCACCGGCATCGGCGAGATGGTCGAGAAGGGTCTCAAGGCGACCGGCTTCGAAGAGGTCGGTCTGCTCTCGCTCTCCTCCGCGGACCACACCGAGATCGGCGAGATCGCCAAGGGCCTCGCCGACCGGTACACCGACGACAAGATCGGTCTCTCGCTGCCCTCCACCCGCGTCGACGCGTTCAACGTGGACCTGGCCAACGAGCTGACCCGCAACGGCCGCCGCTCCGGACTCACCTTCGCCCCCGAGGGCGGCTCCGAGCGCATGCGCAAGGTCATCAACAAGATGGTCTCGGAAGAGGACCTCATCCGTACCGTCGCCACCGCGTACGGCAACGGCTGGCGCCAGGTGAAGCTGTACTTCATGTGCGGTCTGCCCACCGAGACCGACGAGGATGTCCTCCAGATCGGTGACATGGCGGTCAATGTGATCGCCAAGGGCCGCGAGGTCTCCGGCCAGAACGACATCCGCTGCACCGTCTCCATCGGCGGCTTCGTGCCCAAGCCGCACACGCCGTTCCAGTGGGCCCCGCAGCTCGGCGCCGAGGAGACCGACGCCCGGCTGGCCAAGCTCCGGGACAAGATCCGCGGCGACAAGAAGTACGGCCGCTCCATCGGCTTCCGCTACCACGATGGCAAGCCAGGCATCGTCGAGGGCCTGCTCTCGCGCGGTGACCGCCGCGTCGGCTCCGTCATCCGCGCGGTCTACGAGTCCGGCGGCCGCTTCGACGGCTGGCGCGAGCACTTCAGCTACGACCGCTGGATGGCCGCCGCCGAGAAGACGCTGCCCGAGTACGGCGTCGACGTCGACTGGTACACCACCCGTGAGCGGACGTACGAGGAGGTCCTGCCCTGGGACCACCTGGACTCCGGTCTCGACAAGGACTGGCTCTGGGAGGACTGGCAGGACTCGCTCGACGAGACCGAGGTCGATGACTGCCGCTGGACCCCGTGCTTCGACTGCGGCGTCTGCCCGCAGATGGACACCAGCATCCAGATCGGCCCGACCGGCAAGAAGCTCCTGCCGCTGTCGGTCGTGAAGTAG